A DNA window from Chryseobacterium sp. MEBOG06 contains the following coding sequences:
- a CDS encoding tetratricopeptide repeat-containing sensor histidine kinase, whose translation MKRLLILLSLLLSFNLQSQQIIPLNEKSYVDSLQNITKKSLPDPSKATALFLLSNYYRNIDSLLSKKFLENGKILAKNDPLISAKYYYYEGQYYLDRNRTKAAVSYEKAIKALSKFRNEESDFFQALAWYSYGVSQKNKEGYLPLVKIILEKSLPLVKKYENSRNLGFLYTQLAVILTYNAQFKKAENYNNKALEILEKKFPNSAELFFTYLNSANNFCYQANGDEAQKYLNKAEKLIEPYPESSSNAFYYYSKTLFYITRQRNSEALPIIDKGIFYAKKFNQNLLAQMFYFNKYDILKKLKRYHEAKSTLEDVLAEKTLAIDLNNRKTFYKQLSLLNEELGDTKEALKWEQKYSKLNDSLNIENVKLEINKLESKFNTAEKERKIATLNAEKNQKDLEVNKKNSYLWGMGLVLLLALSLLAFFYILFRKNNKINTQKINDIKQKEELSLTKAILDGEERERERIARDLHDGLGGMLAGVKINFSTWSANHLQPEKDEEFYKILGQLDSSVSELRHVARNLMPESLLNFGLETALDDLCEFYTRKDLEIDFQAIGIEKKVPLNIQLNIYRIVQELLANAVKHAQATSILLQCSQSGENFLITIEDNGKGFEKEVEKTTKSMGLHNLRNRVNYLKGKMEINSDHQGTTINIELNIHEE comes from the coding sequence ATGAAGAGATTACTTATCCTATTAAGCCTATTGTTGTCATTTAATTTACAATCCCAGCAAATCATTCCGCTTAATGAGAAATCTTATGTAGACAGCTTACAAAATATTACAAAAAAAAGTCTTCCTGACCCTTCAAAAGCAACAGCACTTTTTCTTCTGTCTAATTATTACAGAAACATTGATTCTCTTTTGAGTAAAAAGTTCCTTGAGAATGGGAAAATACTCGCCAAAAACGATCCTTTAATTTCAGCAAAATATTATTACTACGAAGGACAATATTATCTTGACCGGAACAGGACGAAAGCAGCAGTCTCCTATGAAAAGGCTATTAAAGCTTTATCTAAGTTCAGGAATGAGGAATCGGATTTCTTTCAGGCATTGGCCTGGTACAGCTATGGAGTTTCTCAAAAAAATAAAGAGGGTTATCTACCATTGGTCAAGATTATTCTTGAAAAGAGTCTTCCGCTTGTCAAAAAATATGAAAACAGCAGAAATCTAGGCTTTTTATACACACAGCTTGCTGTTATTCTTACTTATAATGCCCAGTTTAAAAAGGCAGAGAACTACAATAATAAAGCGTTAGAAATTCTTGAAAAAAAATTTCCAAATTCTGCAGAATTATTTTTCACTTACCTCAACTCCGCTAATAATTTCTGCTATCAGGCTAATGGAGATGAGGCTCAAAAGTATCTTAACAAGGCGGAAAAGTTAATTGAGCCTTATCCGGAATCTTCATCCAATGCTTTCTATTATTATAGCAAAACCCTTTTTTATATTACGAGGCAAAGGAATTCAGAAGCGCTCCCTATTATTGACAAAGGAATCTTTTACGCCAAAAAATTCAATCAGAATCTTCTCGCACAAATGTTTTATTTCAATAAATATGACATTTTAAAAAAGCTTAAAAGATATCATGAAGCCAAGAGCACTCTAGAAGATGTTTTAGCAGAAAAAACCTTAGCCATTGATCTCAATAACAGAAAAACCTTCTATAAACAACTCTCTTTACTAAATGAGGAACTAGGAGATACGAAAGAAGCACTGAAGTGGGAGCAAAAGTATTCCAAACTCAATGACAGCCTGAATATTGAAAATGTAAAACTGGAGATCAATAAACTTGAATCTAAATTCAACACTGCAGAAAAAGAAAGAAAAATAGCCACCTTAAACGCAGAGAAAAACCAAAAAGATCTGGAAGTAAATAAGAAAAATTCCTATTTATGGGGAATGGGACTCGTCCTGTTGCTGGCGTTGAGTCTCTTAGCTTTCTTTTATATTCTTTTCAGGAAAAATAATAAAATAAACACGCAAAAAATAAACGATATTAAGCAAAAGGAGGAATTATCACTCACCAAAGCTATTCTTGACGGTGAAGAAAGAGAAAGAGAACGTATTGCTCGAGACCTTCATGATGGTCTAGGGGGAATGCTGGCCGGTGTTAAAATTAATTTTTCGACCTGGTCTGCCAACCATTTACAGCCTGAAAAAGATGAAGAATTTTATAAGATTTTAGGACAGCTGGACAGCTCTGTAAGTGAACTCCGCCATGTAGCACGAAATTTAATGCCGGAATCACTGCTTAATTTTGGGCTCGAAACGGCCTTGGATGATCTTTGTGAATTCTATACCAGAAAAGATCTTGAAATTGATTTCCAAGCAATTGGCATTGAAAAAAAAGTGCCTTTAAATATTCAGCTTAATATTTACAGAATTGTACAGGAGCTTTTAGCAAATGCAGTAAAGCATGCACAGGCTACCAGTATCTTACTTCAGTGTTCCCAATCGGGAGAAAATTTTCTCATCACTATTGAAGATAATGGAAAAGGATTTGAGAAAGAGGTTGAAAAGACGACTAAAAGTATGGGACTTCATAACTTAAGAAACCGTGTCAACTACCTGAAAGGAAAAATGGAAATAAACTCTGACCATCAAGGGACAACTATTAATATAGAGCTTAACATTCATGAAGAATAG
- a CDS encoding response regulator gives MKNRKISIVIVDDHPIVIEGLRTMLNSQPFFNVTETFTSGSEVINFIRSHTVDIIFLDITLPDINGTELCREIKAISQETSVIMFSNRSERSIIIQSIQNGASGYILKNTSIDELVICIKGALSGDIVFCNETKQIISRPAHNILPIPRLTKREKQILQMVAQGKTSNRIAEELFLSPLTVDTHRKNLLQKFHAKNSTELINLAVQQDMIEE, from the coding sequence ATGAAGAATAGAAAAATAAGTATTGTCATTGTAGATGACCACCCTATTGTCATCGAAGGATTAAGAACCATGCTGAACAGCCAGCCATTTTTCAATGTTACCGAAACCTTCACGTCGGGTTCAGAAGTGATCAACTTTATCCGGTCCCATACTGTGGACATTATTTTTCTGGATATTACTTTACCTGATATCAATGGTACAGAGCTCTGCAGAGAAATTAAAGCTATTTCACAAGAAACGTCAGTGATCATGTTCAGTAACCGTTCTGAACGAAGTATTATTATTCAGTCGATACAAAACGGAGCAAGCGGCTATATTCTCAAAAACACTTCTATTGACGAGCTTGTCATATGTATCAAAGGGGCCCTTTCAGGAGATATTGTTTTTTGTAATGAGACGAAGCAAATCATCAGTCGGCCGGCTCACAACATTCTCCCTATTCCAAGGCTTACCAAAAGGGAAAAACAGATCCTGCAGATGGTAGCTCAGGGAAAAACAAGCAACAGGATTGCTGAAGAGCTTTTTCTAAGTCCGCTTACTGTAGATACCCACCGTAAGAACTTACTGCAAAAGTTTCACGCAAAAAATTCAACAGAGCTTATTAATCTTGCTGTACAGCAAGATATGATTGAAGAATAA
- a CDS encoding alpha/beta hydrolase: MNLDYIVREPENITPSTPVLFMLHGYGSNEQDLFSFRETLPADWLIISFRAPRDTQFEGYSWYDINFNDPENFIDVPQAKESLNAVLENILKLINHYGLTESRAHLCGFSQGGILCYALALKYPDLFNYVACLSAYPEDKILDGVIKDKKKLEKLRFFISHGTDDAVIPLDWGRKGADLLYDLSCYFTFREYMSGHGVNQKNYMDLMEFFSK; encoded by the coding sequence ATGAATTTAGATTATATAGTAAGAGAGCCGGAAAACATTACCCCCAGCACCCCTGTTCTTTTTATGCTTCACGGCTACGGCAGCAATGAGCAGGATCTTTTCAGTTTCAGGGAAACCCTTCCCGCCGACTGGCTTATTATCAGCTTCAGAGCTCCCAGAGATACACAGTTTGAAGGATATTCATGGTATGATATCAACTTCAATGATCCTGAAAACTTTATTGACGTACCTCAGGCGAAAGAATCTTTAAATGCTGTATTAGAAAACATCTTGAAACTGATCAACCATTATGGTCTTACTGAAAGCAGAGCACATTTGTGCGGCTTCAGCCAGGGTGGAATACTATGTTATGCTTTAGCTTTAAAATATCCTGACCTTTTTAATTATGTAGCCTGCCTTAGTGCTTATCCTGAAGATAAAATCCTGGACGGTGTCATAAAAGATAAAAAGAAACTTGAAAAACTGCGTTTCTTCATTTCCCATGGTACAGATGATGCTGTCATCCCGCTTGACTGGGGAAGAAAAGGGGCCGATCTTCTTTATGACCTTAGCTGCTATTTCACCTTCAGAGAGTATATGAGCGGTCATGGTGTGAATCAGAAAAATTATATGGACCTGATGGAATTTTTCTCCAAATAG
- a CDS encoding cysteine desulfurase family protein, with the protein MDKVYLDNAATTPLADEVIDAMVGTMKMNFGNPSSTHSFGQEAKILIENVRRQVADYLHVSPAEIIFTSCGTESNNMIIKSSVEHLGVQRIISSPMEHKCVSESILDMKTRKGVEVSYIRPNEKGDIDFNKLEELLKASDKKTLVSLMHANNEIGNLINLKKVAELCKEYNALFHSDTVQTMAHMNLDFSDIPVDFASCSAHKFHGPKGAGFAFIRKASGLKGIITGGPQERSLRAGTENVAGIVGLGKALEISLAHMDEYTHHMQEIKDYAIERLSAEIDGIKFNGRSAEKENSLYTVLSALLPYKNPLIGLQLDMKGIAISQGSACSSGASKPSMVMMMVLSEDEMDHCTPLRISFSHMTTKENIDTLVSALKEISSDYTIEKTNVEHR; encoded by the coding sequence ATGGATAAAGTATATTTAGATAATGCCGCAACCACTCCGCTTGCAGATGAAGTTATAGATGCAATGGTGGGCACTATGAAAATGAATTTCGGAAACCCGTCATCAACTCACAGTTTTGGTCAGGAAGCAAAGATCCTTATTGAAAATGTAAGAAGACAGGTTGCAGACTATCTTCATGTAAGTCCTGCTGAAATCATTTTTACTTCTTGTGGAACCGAGTCAAACAATATGATCATTAAGTCCTCCGTAGAACATCTTGGAGTACAGAGAATCATCAGTTCTCCTATGGAACATAAATGTGTTTCTGAAAGTATTCTGGATATGAAAACCAGAAAAGGAGTAGAAGTAAGTTACATTCGTCCTAACGAAAAGGGAGATATCGACTTTAATAAGTTAGAAGAATTATTAAAAGCTTCAGATAAAAAAACATTGGTAAGTTTAATGCATGCCAATAACGAAATAGGAAATCTTATCAATCTGAAAAAGGTTGCCGAGCTATGCAAAGAGTATAATGCTCTTTTCCATTCAGATACTGTACAGACTATGGCTCATATGAACCTGGATTTCTCAGATATTCCTGTAGATTTCGCTTCATGTAGTGCCCATAAATTTCATGGGCCTAAAGGAGCAGGGTTTGCTTTTATCAGAAAAGCTTCAGGCCTTAAAGGAATTATCACGGGAGGGCCTCAGGAAAGAAGTCTTAGAGCCGGAACAGAAAATGTAGCGGGTATTGTAGGACTAGGGAAGGCATTGGAGATTTCTTTAGCTCATATGGATGAATATACCCATCATATGCAGGAGATTAAAGACTATGCCATTGAAAGGCTTTCTGCAGAAATAGATGGCATTAAATTCAACGGAAGAAGCGCAGAGAAGGAAAACAGCCTTTATACTGTTTTAAGCGCATTACTGCCTTATAAAAATCCATTGATAGGTCTTCAGCTGGATATGAAAGGAATTGCTATTTCACAGGGAAGTGCATGCTCTTCCGGGGCATCTAAACCATCTATGGTGATGATGATGGTGCTTTCCGAGGATGAAATGGATCACTGTACACCACTACGTATCTCTTTCAGCCATATGACTACCAAAGAGAATATCGATACCCTGGTGAGCGCTTTGAAAGAAATATCAAGTGATTACACTATAGAAAAAACTAATGTTGAGCATAGATAG
- a CDS encoding PDZ domain-containing protein, translated as MKIRFLILGLLLGIIVSAQNSFELINTKKAVIPFKFINNLIFIPINVNGAELTFLLDSGVSETILFSLENKELRLENIEKIKFSGLGGSLDIDGLKSNRNLGKIGEVLVNTSMSFYIIIDEDFNISPHVGIPVNGVIGYYFFKDHPISIDYVTKKITVYETLDPLKKKIRKFEEFPITIERDKPYLHADVEMTAERKDSKLLIDLGNSDAIWLFPALIKNFVYNRPNIDDFLGRGFNGDVYGKRSRIHNFYLGSFKFEKPLTAMPDEFSIQHVNLVKDRKGSVGAEIIRRFTAIFDYPNKKLYLKKNKYFDDPFHFNMSGLDFMQDGLEWSEDKLKIETQKSSAVIAEVYRDSFQYKFSLKPIFSIAGVRKDSPAYKAGLQKGDKVLSINGNKTADMTLEKIVELMRSNEGRTITIVVQRKTEQLTFRFSLEDPIPYQE; from the coding sequence ATGAAAATTAGGTTTCTTATACTGGGATTATTATTAGGCATTATTGTAAGTGCCCAAAACTCTTTTGAGCTGATCAATACAAAAAAAGCAGTCATCCCTTTTAAGTTTATCAACAATCTTATTTTTATCCCTATCAACGTTAATGGTGCGGAACTCACTTTTCTATTAGATTCGGGTGTTTCCGAGACTATTCTTTTCAGCCTTGAAAATAAGGAACTCAGGCTGGAAAATATTGAAAAAATCAAATTTTCCGGGCTTGGAGGAAGCTTAGATATTGACGGATTAAAATCCAACCGAAATTTGGGCAAAATAGGTGAAGTTCTTGTTAATACATCTATGTCTTTTTATATTATTATTGATGAAGACTTTAATATCTCACCCCATGTCGGAATTCCTGTAAATGGAGTTATAGGATATTATTTCTTCAAAGACCATCCTATTTCTATAGATTATGTTACAAAAAAAATAACAGTTTATGAAACCCTTGATCCTTTAAAAAAGAAGATCAGAAAGTTTGAAGAATTCCCTATCACTATTGAAAGAGACAAGCCTTATCTTCATGCTGATGTAGAGATGACGGCAGAAAGGAAGGATTCAAAACTTCTCATTGACCTTGGAAACAGTGATGCCATATGGCTCTTTCCTGCTCTCATTAAAAACTTTGTGTATAACAGACCCAATATTGATGATTTTCTGGGCCGTGGATTCAATGGAGATGTTTATGGTAAAAGAAGCAGAATTCATAATTTTTATCTGGGAAGCTTTAAGTTTGAAAAGCCGCTTACTGCTATGCCTGATGAGTTTTCTATCCAGCACGTCAATCTCGTAAAAGACAGAAAAGGCTCCGTAGGGGCAGAAATTATCCGCAGGTTTACCGCTATTTTTGATTATCCCAACAAAAAGCTATATCTTAAAAAAAATAAGTATTTTGATGATCCTTTCCATTTTAATATGAGTGGATTAGATTTCATGCAGGACGGCTTAGAATGGTCGGAAGACAAGTTAAAAATTGAAACCCAAAAATCATCAGCTGTAATAGCTGAAGTTTATAGAGACTCTTTTCAGTATAAATTCAGCTTGAAACCAATCTTTTCTATTGCAGGGGTAAGAAAAGATTCTCCAGCCTATAAAGCGGGTCTTCAGAAAGGTGACAAAGTACTAAGCATTAACGGCAATAAAACTGCTGATATGACATTGGAAAAAATTGTAGAACTTATGAGATCAAATGAAGGCCGAACCATTACGATTGTTGTTCAGAGAAAAACCGAGCAACTGACTTTCAGATTCAGTTTAGAAGATCCCATTCCTTATCAAGAATAG
- a CDS encoding L,D-transpeptidase, whose product MKKSFLYACLCGVFLVSCKKEIEKISDTFKDTVAASEMPEAEKDSIKKDSVPVVKKESEPPVMQENGFYNAFVIPKDKKTRDSAYAQFSKKYNEQERTAILALNRLDSKSKWNADTLVVPAKIDTTLMAYSPFPMQLDVLSGVKKFVIFSYPIQAYAVYSNGSLVKWGPTSMGKKAAQTTRGLTFANWKKKLSISTVSSEWKLPYNFNIHNIGGIGWHEYTLPGYPASHSCLRLLRKDAQWLYSYADTWILNPGGATTKARGTAVMVFGDYNWGGRRPWKKLLNDPNANNISVEELTKLLEPDVPKMLKEQSNRERVADSIKAAKAMAAPVKNEKPVEPLSN is encoded by the coding sequence GTGAAAAAATCATTTTTATATGCATGCTTATGTGGTGTATTTCTCGTTTCCTGTAAAAAAGAAATAGAAAAAATAAGCGATACTTTTAAAGATACAGTTGCTGCCTCTGAAATGCCGGAAGCAGAAAAAGATTCTATAAAAAAAGACTCCGTGCCGGTTGTAAAGAAAGAATCTGAACCACCGGTGATGCAGGAGAACGGGTTTTATAATGCTTTTGTGATTCCAAAAGATAAGAAAACAAGAGATTCTGCATACGCGCAGTTCAGTAAGAAATATAATGAGCAGGAACGTACTGCTATTTTAGCTTTAAACAGGTTAGATTCTAAAAGTAAATGGAATGCCGATACTTTGGTAGTTCCTGCAAAAATAGATACTACACTGATGGCTTATTCACCATTTCCAATGCAGCTGGATGTGCTGAGCGGAGTAAAAAAGTTTGTCATCTTTTCATATCCTATTCAGGCCTATGCTGTATATTCCAACGGCAGCCTTGTAAAATGGGGACCAACCAGTATGGGGAAAAAGGCGGCTCAGACAACAAGGGGGCTTACCTTTGCGAATTGGAAAAAGAAATTGTCTATTTCTACTGTCAGCAGTGAATGGAAGCTTCCTTATAACTTTAATATCCATAATATAGGCGGTATCGGATGGCATGAATATACACTTCCGGGATATCCGGCTTCACACTCTTGTTTAAGACTGCTCAGAAAAGATGCACAATGGCTGTATTCTTATGCAGATACATGGATTCTAAACCCTGGAGGAGCAACTACAAAAGCACGGGGTACAGCGGTAATGGTATTCGGAGATTATAACTGGGGCGGAAGAAGACCCTGGAAAAAGCTTCTGAATGATCCCAATGCCAATAATATTTCAGTGGAAGAACTTACGAAACTGCTGGAACCAGATGTTCCAAAAATGCTGAAAGAACAAAGCAACAGAGAAAGAGTAGCAGATTCAATAAAAGCTGCAAAAGCAATGGCGGCTCCTGTAAAAAATGAAAAGCCTGTAGAACCGCTATCTAATTAA
- the trxA gene encoding thioredoxin: protein MALEITDSSFQDTVLKSDKPVLVDFWAVWCGPCRTLGPIIEEVASDFEGRAVVGKVDVDNNQEISMQYGIRNIPTVLIFKNGEVVDKLVGVTPKEVIAEKLSAHL, encoded by the coding sequence ATGGCTTTAGAAATTACAGACAGCTCATTCCAGGATACGGTTTTGAAATCAGATAAACCAGTATTAGTAGACTTCTGGGCAGTATGGTGTGGACCTTGCAGAACTTTAGGACCAATCATCGAAGAAGTAGCATCAGATTTTGAAGGAAGAGCAGTAGTAGGAAAGGTAGATGTGGACAACAATCAGGAGATTTCTATGCAGTATGGTATCAGAAATATTCCTACCGTTCTTATTTTTAAGAACGGTGAAGTTGTAGACAAATTAGTTGGAGTAACTCCAAAAGAGGTAATCGCTGAAAAATTAAGCGCTCACTTGTAA